The nucleotide window ATGCGGACATGATTCCCGCGTTAGCGGTGGTGACGAACGCGAGGATCGCGGCGAGCGCGGTGACAACAAGTACGATGTTTTGCAATGAGGGTGAGGAAAAAAACTTTGATCCGGCGAGGGTTAGCGGGGTTAGAGTTCCCGTGAGTTCGGAAGCGGGTAATGTACCGATCAATACTATGATGATAGATAAATAAATGATTTCAACTGATACGAATGCGAGAATCAGACCCGGAGCAAGCGCTTTTTTGGGATTTTTGACTTCTTCCGCCATACTGCCTATGTTAGTTAATCCGCCATAAGAAATAAAGACCATCCCGGTAACCGGCAAAATGGCGCTCCAATTTAATTCTAAGGTCTCGAACACTCTCCTGAAATCCACGACGCGATATCCGAAAATAAGGAACTGGATCAGAATGAATAAAAGTGCGGCAACAAGAAAAATCTGGAGTTTCCCCGACGACTTGACGCTTATGAGGTTGAGAACGGTAAAGAAGATACAGAAAGATGCGGCGATGATCTTTAATTCCCATTCGGTGAGATGGGGAAAAATCAGGGTTGCGAACGCGCCGATTCCAATGAGAGCGAACGCGCTCTTCAGGCTGATGGTGAACCAGTTCGCGAAACCGGTGAAAGTTCCCGCGGCCGAACCCAGAATTCGCTCCGCGAAGAAATAACTCCCCCCGGCCTTCGGGATAGCGGTAGCAAGCTCCAGCTGAGCGAATAGCGCGGGGAGAATGAGGAATCCGGCTAATAAATAGGAGACCAGAATTGCCGGCCCGGCGATCTTAAATACGACGGCCGGCAGGACGAAGATACCCGTGCTGATCATTGCGCCCGAAGCGAGACTGAAAACATCGATTCCGGATAATTGCTTCTTTAACCGCATAGTTTCCCCGATATGTTCTGTGTCCGAATATTATACCGTACGCTGGCGTTCGGTTAATAAAATGACCGAACGGAGTTCCTTATCACTCTTCGCCTTCATCCAGTCGGTCTGGAAGTGCGGATTCTGAAGGATCTGCGCGATTGCCATCAGCGCCCGGAGATGGAAGTTGCGTTCGTCCCGCGACCCGATAAGAAAGAACGCGGTATAGACCACATCTCCCTTTTCGTTCCAGTCGATCCCGTGTTTGTCGCGGACAA belongs to Brevinematales bacterium and includes:
- a CDS encoding amino acid permease yields the protein MRLKKQLSGIDVFSLASGAMISTGIFVLPAVVFKIAGPAILVSYLLAGFLILPALFAQLELATAIPKAGGSYFFAERILGSAAGTFTGFANWFTISLKSAFALIGIGAFATLIFPHLTEWELKIIAASFCIFFTVLNLISVKSSGKLQIFLVAALLFILIQFLIFGYRVVDFRRVFETLELNWSAILPVTGMVFISYGGLTNIGSMAEEVKNPKKALAPGLILAFVSVEIIYLSIIIVLIGTLPASELTGTLTPLTLAGSKFFSSPSLQNIVLVVTALAAILAFVTTANAGIMSASRSPMAMSRDELLPGAFAKISKKKKIPYFSIIFTSGFMLLIILLLNIEQLAKVASLFILLVFISDNLSLIIIRFNKLSNYKPSFRAPLFPVLQIAGIAAYLFLIFEMGWEILAAAGGFLALSIIWYFIYARKRVKRKSAFVQMVENIADPELKNDNDQLENELLDILIEGMEIEEDRFDKLIREAHVFDLHQTMSRDKLFRLIADVIAKRWNTDPAWVKLKLDRREEEASTLIYPGVAVPHAIPHIVIDGEHRFDIVLVRDKHGIDWNEKGDVVYTAFFLIGSRDERNFHL
- a CDS encoding PTS transporter subunit EIIA, translated to VRDKHGIDWNEKGDVVYTAFFLIGSRDERNFHLRALMAIAQILQNPHFQTDWMKAKSDKELRSVILLTERQRTV